One Leisingera sp. M658 genomic window carries:
- a CDS encoding FAD-dependent monooxygenase, whose protein sequence is MKNASDILIVGGGLNGPALALALAQTGHSVTVVDALTPDKLADESFDGRGYALALASQRLLQQTGVWQHVGDNAQAMLEIKVTDGHAGHGPSPFFIHFDHAELEEGPMGYMVEDRFLRRAFLLAMEDAPGITLVSGRTVVAQAPDQSGVTVTLDDGGELRGQVLVGSDGRRSGTAQRAGIKRTGWDYGQTALVCAIDHEKPHHGIAHQFFMPPGPLAILPLPGNRSSIVWSERTETAKAIHALNDAEYIQALRPRFGDFLGEISLAGKRFTYPLNLTIANSFIGDRMALVGDAAHGMHPIAGQGLNAGLRDVGAMAEVITEATRRGEDIGSSLVMERYQQWRRFDTASLAAATDVFNRLFSNDNPLLRLGRDIGMGLAGAIPGLRRNFVREAAGLTGDLPKLLKGQPI, encoded by the coding sequence ATGAAAAATGCCTCTGATATCCTGATCGTGGGCGGCGGGCTGAACGGCCCCGCGCTGGCCCTGGCCCTCGCGCAGACCGGCCACAGCGTCACTGTGGTTGATGCGCTGACCCCGGACAAGCTTGCTGATGAGAGCTTTGACGGGCGCGGTTACGCGCTGGCGCTGGCTTCGCAGCGGCTGCTGCAGCAGACCGGCGTCTGGCAGCATGTCGGGGACAACGCGCAAGCAATGCTGGAGATCAAGGTGACAGACGGTCATGCGGGCCACGGCCCGTCACCGTTTTTCATCCATTTCGACCATGCCGAGCTGGAAGAAGGCCCGATGGGCTATATGGTTGAGGACCGTTTCCTGCGCCGGGCCTTTCTGCTGGCAATGGAGGACGCGCCGGGCATCACCCTGGTGTCCGGGCGCACCGTGGTTGCACAAGCACCGGACCAAAGCGGTGTCACGGTCACCCTGGACGATGGCGGCGAGCTGCGCGGTCAGGTTCTGGTCGGCTCGGACGGGCGCCGCAGCGGCACCGCGCAACGGGCGGGCATCAAGCGCACCGGCTGGGACTATGGCCAGACAGCCCTGGTCTGCGCCATTGACCACGAAAAACCGCATCACGGCATCGCGCATCAGTTCTTTATGCCGCCCGGGCCGCTGGCGATCCTGCCGCTGCCGGGCAACCGCTCCTCCATCGTGTGGAGCGAGCGGACGGAGACCGCCAAGGCCATCCACGCGTTGAATGACGCCGAATACATTCAGGCGCTGCGGCCGCGCTTTGGTGATTTCCTCGGAGAGATTTCCCTGGCAGGCAAACGCTTCACTTACCCGCTGAACCTGACCATCGCCAACAGCTTTATCGGCGACCGCATGGCGCTGGTGGGGGATGCGGCGCATGGGATGCACCCGATTGCCGGTCAAGGACTGAATGCAGGCCTACGCGATGTCGGAGCAATGGCCGAAGTGATCACCGAGGCCACACGGCGCGGTGAAGACATCGGCTCCTCCCTGGTGATGGAGCGTTACCAGCAATGGCGCCGATTCGACACAGCCTCGCTGGCTGCAGCCACGGATGTGTTCAACCGGCTGTTTTCCAACGACAACCCGCTGCTGCGTCTGGGACGGGATATTGGCATGGGCTTGGCAGGAGCGATACCTGGCCTGCGCCGCAATTTCGTGCGCGAGGCTGCAGGCCTGACCGGCGACTTGCCCAAGTTGCTGAAAGGGCAGCCAATCTAA
- a CDS encoding Trm112 family protein yields the protein MTETQAPAFDRRMLEALVCPLTQAVLEYDAAAQELISRAANLAFPIRNGIPVMLADEARALD from the coding sequence ATGACCGAGACACAGGCACCTGCCTTTGACCGCCGGATGCTGGAAGCGCTGGTCTGCCCGCTGACGCAGGCGGTGCTGGAATATGATGCCGCGGCTCAAGAACTGATTTCGCGTGCTGCCAACCTGGCTTTTCCAATCCGCAATGGCATCCCGGTGATGCTGGCAGATGAGGCACGCGCGCTGGACTGA
- a CDS encoding LON peptidase substrate-binding domain-containing protein, whose amino-acid sequence MIQPADLPDTIAVFPLPGALLLPRSRLPLHIFEPRYLQMLEDTLKTRQRLIGMVQPCPGPHGTGEELHAIGCAGRVTQFSETEDGRYLVTLSGVSRFRITREANGFTPYQRCDVSWTGFDRDLGRSEADDTLDRSSFLDLLERFFSSRSLSTDWEALKDADDELLINSLAMLLEFDTEEKQALLEAPCLVTRRETLVTLIEFALRGGSQEETLQ is encoded by the coding sequence ATGATCCAGCCTGCTGATCTGCCGGACACGATTGCCGTGTTCCCATTGCCCGGGGCGCTTTTGCTGCCCCGGTCACGTTTGCCGTTGCACATTTTTGAGCCGCGCTACCTGCAGATGCTCGAAGATACGCTCAAGACGCGGCAGCGTCTGATAGGCATGGTGCAGCCCTGTCCGGGTCCGCACGGAACCGGGGAGGAGCTGCACGCGATTGGATGTGCCGGGCGCGTCACACAGTTTTCCGAGACAGAAGACGGACGGTACCTGGTCACGCTTTCGGGCGTCTCCAGGTTCAGGATTACCCGTGAAGCCAACGGTTTTACCCCCTATCAGCGCTGTGATGTCAGCTGGACAGGATTTGACCGGGACCTTGGCCGTTCCGAGGCGGACGATACCCTCGACCGGTCGTCTTTCCTGGATCTGCTGGAGCGGTTCTTTTCTTCCCGGAGCCTGTCAACCGATTGGGAGGCATTGAAAGACGCGGACGACGAGTTGCTGATCAATTCTCTGGCCATGCTCTTGGAATTCGACACCGAAGAGAAACAGGCCTTGCTCGAAGCGCCCTGCCTTGTCACAAGGCGGGAAACGCTTGTCACTTTGATTGAATTCGCCCTGCGCGGCGGCTCTCAGGAGGAAACCCTGCAATGA
- a CDS encoding tetratricopeptide repeat protein, with protein MTEILGSTAPAGDLIKDVTEATFMQDVVEASMQAPVIVDFWAPWCGPCKTLGPMLEAAVTKAKGAATMAKINVDENQRLAQALAQQGLPLQSIPTVVAFVEGRPVDMFQGALPASEIEAFVNKAIEAGGGSADGGLGEALEAAELMLTEGAVADAAQTFAAILGEDDKNAAAYGGLARAHIALGDLDQAEAVLNGAPAEIADAAEIEAAHAQIALARQAENAGPVGELRAAVDASPDDLQARFDLAQALHAAGDAEAAVDELLELFRRDREWNEGAAKVQLFTIFDALKPNDPVVLNGRRKLSSMIFA; from the coding sequence ATGACCGAAATTCTTGGCAGCACCGCACCGGCGGGTGATCTGATCAAAGACGTGACCGAAGCCACTTTCATGCAGGACGTTGTCGAAGCGTCGATGCAGGCGCCGGTGATCGTGGACTTCTGGGCGCCTTGGTGCGGTCCGTGCAAAACCTTGGGGCCGATGCTGGAGGCGGCTGTCACCAAGGCCAAAGGCGCCGCCACCATGGCCAAGATCAACGTGGACGAAAACCAGCGCCTGGCACAGGCACTGGCGCAACAGGGGCTGCCGCTGCAGTCGATCCCCACTGTGGTCGCCTTTGTGGAGGGACGTCCGGTGGACATGTTCCAGGGCGCACTGCCGGCATCGGAGATCGAGGCTTTTGTGAACAAGGCCATCGAGGCGGGGGGCGGGTCAGCCGACGGCGGTCTGGGCGAGGCGCTGGAAGCAGCCGAGCTGATGCTGACTGAGGGTGCCGTGGCGGATGCAGCGCAGACTTTTGCTGCCATTCTGGGCGAAGATGACAAGAACGCCGCGGCTTATGGCGGACTGGCACGCGCGCATATCGCGCTTGGCGATCTGGATCAGGCGGAGGCCGTTTTGAATGGCGCACCCGCCGAGATTGCGGATGCAGCCGAGATTGAAGCCGCTCATGCGCAGATCGCCCTGGCGCGGCAGGCCGAGAATGCTGGCCCGGTGGGGGAATTGCGGGCTGCGGTGGACGCCAGCCCGGATGACTTGCAGGCGCGTTTCGACCTGGCGCAGGCGCTGCATGCGGCTGGAGATGCAGAAGCCGCAGTAGACGAATTGCTGGAGCTTTTCCGCCGCGACCGCGAGTGGAACGAGGGCGCCGCCAAGGTGCAGCTCTTCACCATCTTTGATGCGCTGAAACCCAACGACCCGGTGGTTCTCAACGGGCGCCGGAAACTTAGCTCAATGATATTTGCCTAA
- a CDS encoding DUF6653 family protein: MDDAAWARHANPWSVVSRMAVLPLMTLAIWSRVWLGWTAVLPVSLVLAWTWWNPRAFGRPASTGTWASRGTFGEWVLLNRAQVPIPHHHLSWAKGLAWASGIGAIPWIYGLWILDPGYILGGLTLMIGGKLWFVDRMVWLYQDMQDRHPNTPAGCAERQCSRPRQRALAAPEPLRRWAGRRADARRNRTARQRRAMPNGGETSCGCCGSGGSAPPAVTDQRLQIPAHDRWAFPSRGHPAGSGWNGPRF; encoded by the coding sequence ATGGATGACGCCGCTTGGGCGCGGCACGCCAACCCCTGGAGCGTTGTGAGCCGAATGGCCGTTCTTCCTCTGATGACACTCGCCATCTGGTCCCGGGTATGGCTGGGCTGGACTGCGGTCCTGCCCGTTTCGCTGGTGCTGGCGTGGACCTGGTGGAACCCGCGCGCCTTTGGCCGGCCTGCCAGCACCGGCACCTGGGCGTCCCGCGGCACATTTGGCGAGTGGGTGCTCCTGAACCGGGCGCAGGTTCCCATACCGCACCATCATCTGAGTTGGGCAAAGGGCCTGGCGTGGGCGTCGGGCATTGGAGCGATCCCTTGGATCTATGGTCTTTGGATCTTGGATCCTGGTTACATCCTTGGCGGTCTGACGCTGATGATTGGCGGTAAGCTGTGGTTTGTGGACCGGATGGTCTGGCTGTACCAGGACATGCAGGACAGACACCCGAATACGCCCGCTGGCTGCGCTGAGCGGCAGTGTTCCCGTCCCCGTCAGCGCGCCCTGGCTGCGCCAGAGCCCTTACGGCGTTGGGCCGGGCGCCGCGCTGACGCGCGGCGGAACCGCACTGCGCGGCAGCGCCGTGCCATGCCCAACGGAGGAGAAACATCCTGCGGATGTTGCGGATCAGGCGGGAGCGCTCCGCCTGCTGTCACAGATCAAAGGTTGCAAATACCGGCGCATGATCGCTGGGCTTTTCCCAGCCGCGGGCACCCCGCAGGATCCGGCTGGAATGGGCCGCGTTTTTAA
- a CDS encoding exodeoxyribonuclease III, whose translation MPFTLATWNINSVRLREPIVQKLLQEEGPDVLCLQECKSPVDKIPLDGFAALGYGHMVARGQKGYNGVAILSRLPIEDAGDQDFASLGHARHVAGRLENGVVIHNFYVPAGGDVPDREKNEKFGQKLDYLTEMRDWFQADKPEKSILVGDLNIAPREDDVWDHKKLLKVVSHTPIEVEHFADVMDAGGWSDVTRNDIPDGRLYSWWSYRAKDWDAADKGRRLDHVWATPDIKNAAHSSRILRGARGWEKPSDHAPVFATFDL comes from the coding sequence ATGCCATTTACTCTTGCCACTTGGAATATCAACTCGGTCCGTCTGCGCGAACCGATTGTGCAGAAGCTGTTGCAGGAGGAGGGGCCGGATGTGCTTTGCCTGCAAGAGTGCAAAAGTCCGGTGGACAAGATCCCGTTGGACGGCTTCGCGGCTCTGGGCTACGGCCACATGGTTGCACGCGGCCAGAAAGGCTACAACGGGGTGGCAATCCTGTCGCGCCTGCCGATTGAGGATGCAGGGGACCAGGATTTCGCCAGCCTTGGCCATGCCCGCCATGTGGCCGGACGGCTGGAAAACGGAGTGGTGATCCACAACTTCTATGTACCGGCGGGCGGTGATGTGCCGGACCGGGAAAAGAACGAGAAATTCGGCCAGAAGCTCGATTATCTCACGGAGATGCGCGACTGGTTCCAAGCCGATAAACCGGAAAAATCGATCTTGGTCGGGGATCTCAATATCGCCCCGCGCGAGGATGATGTCTGGGACCACAAGAAGCTGTTGAAGGTCGTCAGCCATACGCCCATTGAGGTGGAGCATTTCGCAGACGTGATGGATGCGGGCGGATGGTCCGATGTGACCCGGAACGATATCCCCGACGGCCGCCTGTACAGCTGGTGGAGCTACCGGGCCAAGGACTGGGATGCCGCCGACAAAGGGCGCCGTCTCGACCACGTTTGGGCGACGCCGGACATTAAAAACGCGGCCCATTCCAGCCGGATCCTGCGGGGTGCCCGCGGCTGGGAAAAGCCCAGCGATCATGCGCCGGTATTTGCAACCTTTGATCTGTGA
- a CDS encoding response regulator transcription factor, whose protein sequence is MAQLKKILLVDDDEDLREALSEQLVMTEDFDVFEAENGQGAMERAKEALYDLIILDVGLPDTDGRELCRLLRKQGVKAPVLMLTGHDSDADTILGLDAGANDYVSKPFKFPVLLARIRAQLRQHEQSEDAVFALGPYTFKPSMKLLIAEDERKIRLTEKETNILKFLYRSSDGVVPRDVLLHEVWGYNAGVTTHTLETHIYRLRQKIEPDPSNARLLVTESGGYRLVA, encoded by the coding sequence ATGGCGCAACTGAAGAAAATTCTGCTGGTTGATGATGATGAAGACCTGCGAGAGGCCTTGAGCGAGCAGCTGGTGATGACCGAGGACTTCGATGTATTCGAGGCGGAGAACGGTCAAGGCGCGATGGAGCGCGCCAAGGAAGCCCTGTATGATCTGATTATTCTGGACGTGGGCCTGCCGGATACGGACGGGCGCGAACTGTGCCGCCTGCTGCGCAAGCAGGGAGTGAAGGCGCCAGTCTTGATGCTGACAGGCCACGACAGCGATGCAGACACTATTCTGGGTCTGGATGCCGGTGCCAATGACTATGTTTCTAAACCCTTCAAGTTCCCGGTGCTGCTGGCCCGGATCCGGGCGCAGCTGCGTCAGCATGAACAATCCGAGGACGCAGTCTTTGCGCTTGGCCCTTACACCTTTAAACCGTCGATGAAGCTTTTGATCGCGGAGGATGAGCGTAAAATCCGGCTGACCGAGAAAGAAACCAACATCCTCAAGTTTCTCTATCGCTCCAGCGATGGTGTGGTGCCGCGGGATGTTCTTCTGCATGAGGTGTGGGGATACAATGCAGGTGTGACCACGCATACGCTGGAAACCCATATCTACCGTCTGCGGCAGAAAATTGAGCCCGATCCGTCGAATGCACGCCTGTTGGTGACGGAATCCGGCGGTTACCGGCTGGTCGCGTGA
- the ribA gene encoding GTP cyclohydrolase II: protein MSLMPTIIELLARARVDLRMGLPVVLSDGKSAALAIAVEPLTETRLADMRALGALTLALTARRAETLKARVYDADTARIIVPGTEGLKWIQSLADPADDLNTPMKGPLSSRRGGSADLHRLAIALVKSARLLPAAALAPISDPSGFAAAHGLTAISRTAAEPLLSESSPLHPVAAARLPMNAAEAGRLHIFRPEDGAEEHYAVEVGRPNRSKPVLARLHSACFTGDVLGSLKCDCGPQLQGALAQMGAEGAGVLLYLNQEGRGIGLANKMRAYSLQDQGFDTVEANHRLGFEDDERDFRLGASILQELGFSQVRLLTNNPNKIAMMEKTGVHVAERVALKVGENAHNQHYLATKAQKSGHML, encoded by the coding sequence ATGAGCCTGATGCCCACTATAATCGAACTGCTGGCCCGTGCCCGGGTCGATCTGCGCATGGGCCTGCCGGTGGTATTGAGCGATGGAAAGAGTGCCGCGCTGGCAATTGCTGTGGAACCGCTGACAGAAACACGTCTGGCAGACATGCGTGCCTTGGGCGCTCTGACTTTGGCCTTGACGGCCCGGCGGGCGGAAACACTGAAGGCCCGGGTGTATGACGCGGACACCGCCCGCATTATTGTTCCCGGTACTGAGGGGTTGAAGTGGATCCAGTCGCTGGCCGACCCGGCCGATGATCTGAACACACCGATGAAGGGTCCGCTTTCCAGCCGGCGCGGCGGCAGCGCAGACCTGCACCGGCTGGCAATTGCACTGGTGAAATCCGCGCGCCTGCTGCCAGCTGCTGCTCTTGCGCCCATCAGCGATCCGTCCGGGTTTGCCGCGGCCCACGGCCTTACCGCCATTTCGCGTACAGCCGCAGAACCCTTGCTGAGTGAAAGCTCCCCCCTGCATCCGGTTGCGGCCGCCCGCCTGCCAATGAATGCCGCCGAAGCCGGCAGGCTTCATATCTTCCGCCCGGAGGATGGCGCCGAGGAGCATTATGCTGTGGAAGTCGGCCGCCCCAACAGATCCAAGCCTGTTCTGGCCCGGCTGCATTCGGCCTGCTTCACCGGCGACGTTCTGGGTTCGCTGAAATGCGATTGCGGCCCGCAGCTGCAGGGCGCACTGGCGCAGATGGGCGCGGAAGGTGCGGGTGTCCTTCTGTACCTGAATCAGGAGGGCCGCGGGATCGGCCTTGCCAATAAAATGCGGGCTTATTCGCTGCAAGACCAGGGCTTTGATACAGTGGAGGCCAATCACCGTCTGGGGTTTGAGGATGATGAGCGCGACTTCCGCCTGGGCGCCTCTATTCTGCAAGAATTGGGCTTCTCCCAAGTGCGGCTGCTGACCAACAACCCGAACAAGATTGCGATGATGGAAAAAACCGGCGTGCATGTGGCGGAACGGGTGGCGCTGAAAGTGGGTGAAAACGCCCACAACCAGCATTACCTGGCGACCAAGGCCCAGAAATCCGGGCACATGCTGTGA
- a CDS encoding L,D-transpeptidase: protein MVLTPRGLRFLGRVLPCTIGKGGLSRNKREGDGATPVGVHRIAGMFYRPDRLCRPASWAKPIGPQDLWSDDSGDANYNLHVRAPYPFSHERLRRSDPLYDLVLITDWNWPAATPGSGSAIFLHQWRRPGYPTEGCIAFSRADLHWLADRVQPGSRVIVPPLARP, encoded by the coding sequence CTGGTCCTGACCCCCCGCGGCCTGCGTTTTCTGGGGCGGGTGCTGCCGTGCACAATCGGCAAAGGCGGGCTGTCCCGGAACAAACGCGAAGGGGATGGTGCGACTCCCGTCGGCGTGCATCGCATTGCAGGCATGTTTTACCGCCCCGACAGGCTGTGCCGCCCTGCCTCCTGGGCCAAGCCCATTGGTCCGCAGGATCTATGGTCGGACGACTCGGGAGATGCAAATTACAACCTCCATGTGCGGGCGCCGTACCCGTTCAGTCACGAACGACTGCGGCGCAGCGATCCGCTTTATGATCTCGTATTGATCACCGATTGGAACTGGCCAGCCGCAACTCCGGGAAGCGGTTCTGCGATCTTCCTTCATCAATGGAGGAGGCCTGGATACCCCACTGAAGGCTGCATCGCCTTCTCACGCGCGGATCTCCATTGGCTTGCTGACCGGGTTCAACCTGGATCCCGGGTTATCGTCCCGCCTCTGGCACGCCCTTGA